ccctcgtgctgctcgccacctacgctgctgcggtgaagGGCGACTGCACTGTCGAGAACTGCGCGACGTGCCTTGAAGAGGACGCCACCCAGTGCGCGGAGTGCAAACCTGGCTACAAGCCGTCCGCTGTAGGACTGTGCGAACCAATaccgccccctctctgcaATGTAGAGCACTGCGTGACGTGCTATGAGGGGAACCCCAACTGGTGCAGGGACTGCGGCCCTGACTACATACCGAATGACAAGGGCCTATGCGTGGAGTTACCCGACCCCCCCTGCAATGTGGAGAATTGCGCTATGTGCATTGAAGATGACGAGAACCACTGCAGGTTCTGCAGACCTGGCCACATGCCGACCGATGAAGGCCAGTGCCAGGAATTACCGGCCCCCTGCAAAGTCGAGCACTGCAGGCTATGTCATGCGTGGAGCACAATCGAGTGCACGATATGCGACCCTGGCTACAACCTCACCGACAAAGGCCTGTGCAACAAGATCCACGGCCCCTGCGATGTCCCGAACTGCGCGATGTGCCTTGAAGAGGACGCCACCCAGTGCGCGGAGTGCAAACCTGGCTACAAGCGGACCGACGCAGGCACTTGCGAGGCGATCTCCTGCGATGTCCCGAACTGCGCGACGTGCCTTGAAGAGGACGCCACCCAGTGCGCGGAGTGCAAACCTGGCTACAAGCGGACCGACGCAGGCACTTGCGAGGCGATCTCCTGCGATGTCCCGAACTGCGCGATGTGCCTTGAAGAGGACGCCACCCAGTGCAAGGACTGCAACGCCGGCTACAAGGTGACCGACGCAGGCACGTGCGAGGCGGCATcggacgccgctgcggccccGCACTCTGGcgttgccgcggtggcagcactggcggctgctgtggtggcctACGCGCTGTGATGGCATGGGTGAGCTGGCGGGGCGAGGCAGCTGAGGA
This portion of the Leishmania braziliensis MHOM/BR/75/M2904 WGS CADA00000000 data, contig 82, whole genome shotgun sequence genome encodes:
- a CDS encoding surface antigen-like protein — encoded protein: MTSTRNKFLLALVALVLLATYAAAVKGDCTVENCATCLEEDATQCAECKPGYKPSAVGLCEPIPPPLCNVEHCVTCYEGNPNWCRDCGPDYIPNDKGLCVELPDPPCNVENCAMCIEDDENHCRFCRPGHMPTDEGQCQELPAPCKVEHCRLCHAWSTIECTICDPGYNLTDKGLCNKIHGPCDVPNCAMCLEEDATQCAECKPGYKRTDAGTCEAISCDVPNCATCLEEDATQCAECKPGYKRTDAGTCEAISCDVPNCAMCLEEDATQCKDCNAGYKVTDAGTCEAASDAAAAPHSGVAAVAALAAAVVAYAL